In a single window of the Numenius arquata chromosome 22, bNumArq3.hap1.1, whole genome shotgun sequence genome:
- the SLC37A2 gene encoding glucose-6-phosphate exchanger SLC37A2, translating into MRAALAPGVRLLRALPRDSRYRGLTLVLTFLCYTSYHLSRKPISIVKSQLHPNCSALGPNPHNDSNSSTWCSWAPFDGDNYKELFGALDNAFLVAYAIGMFISGIFGERLPLRYYLSGGMVLSGLFTALFGLGYFWDIHVLWYFIIMQVCNGLVQTTGWPAVVACVGNWFGKGKRGLIMGIWNSHTSVGNILGSLIAGAWVSSAWGLSFIVPGIIIATVGIICFFFLVEYPEDVGCSPPLHHMASDEDDAGGVTSNEKDPEAVTSNEEQLSISGQSSVDCSNSPKEPVEEPEAISFLGALQIPGVVEFSLCLLFAKLVSYTFLYWLPLYIVNVAHFSAKEAGDLSTLFDVGGILGGIFAGLISDYTGGRATTCCVMLVVAAPMLFLYNHVGQNGIGTSIAMLIVCGALVNGPYALITTAVSADLGTHESLKGNAKALSTVTAIIDGTGSIGAALGPLLAGLISPTGWNNVFYMLIAADVLACLLLARVVVKEVRGWCGCIARKRGSSVQLTESVLDGK; encoded by the exons TTCCTCTGCTACACCAGCTACCACCTCTCCCGAAAACCCATCAGCATCGTCAAG AGCCAGCTGCACCCCAATTGCTCAGCCTTGGGCCCGAACCCCCACAACGACTCCAACAGCAGCACGTGGTGCAGCTGGGCACCCTTTG atgGGGACAACTACAAGGAACTTTTTGGGGCACTAGACAATGCCTTCCTGGTGGCCTACGCCATTGGGATGTTTATAAG TGGCATTTTTGGGGAGCGTCTCCCCCTGCGCTACTACCTCTCTGGGGGGATGGTGCTGAGCGGGCTCTTCACCGCGCTCTTCGGCCTCGGCTACTTCTGGGACATCCATGTCCTCTGGTACTTCATCATCATGCAG GTCTGCAATGGGCTGGTGCAGACGACAGGCTGGCCCGCCGTCGTGGCGTGCGTCGGGAACTGGTTCGGGAAAGGAAA GAGAGGTTTGATCATGGGCATCTGGAACTCGCACACCTCCGTCGGCAACATCTTAGGGTCGCTCATCGCCGGTGCCTGGGTTTCTTCTGCCTGGGGCCTGTCCTTCATCGTGCCCGGCATCATCATCGCCACTGTGGGCATCATCTGCTTCTTCTTCCTTGTGGAGT ATCCCGAGGACGTGGGCTGTAGTCCGCCTCTGCATCAT ATGGCCTCTGACGAGGATGACGCTGGAGGGGTGACCTCCAATGAGAAGGATCCTGAAGCGGTCACGTccaatgaggagcagctgagcatCTCAGGCCAGAGCAGCGTGGACTGCTCCAACAGCCCCAAGGAGCCAGTTGAGGAGCCTGAAGCCATCAGCTTCCTTGGAGCGCTCCAGATACCC GGCGTGGTGGAGTTCTCCCTTTGCCTGCTCTTTGCCAAGCTGGTGAGCTACACCTTCCTCTACTGGTTGCCCCTCTACATTGTCAACGTGG CTCATTTCAGTGCCAAGGAAGCCGGAGACTTGTCGACCCTGTTTGACGTCGGGGGCATTTTAG GGGGGATCTTTGCTGGCCTCATCTCCGACTATACTGGCGGCAGAGCCACCACGTGCTGTGTGATGCTGGTCGTCGCCGCTCCCATG CTGTTCCTGTATAACCACGTTGGCCAGAATGGCATTGGCACGTCGATAG CGATGCTGATCGTCTGTGGTGCTCTGGTTAACGGGCCCTATGCTCTCATCACAACAGCAGTTTCGGCAGATTTG GGAACCCACGAGTCTCTCAAAGGAAATGCCAAAGCTCTTTCTACCGTCACGGCCATCATTGATGGCACAGGATCCATAG GTGCCGCACTGGGGCCGCTGCTCGCAGGACTCATCTCCCCCACGGGCTGGAATAACGTCTTCTACATGTTGATTGCAGCCGATGTCTTGGCTTGCCTG CTCCTTGCTCGAGTGGTGGTCAAAGAAGTCCGTGGGTGGTGCGGCTGCATAGCAAGGAAGAGAGG CTCTAGCGTGCAGCTAACAGAGTCAGTGCTGGATGGGAAGTAG